Proteins encoded by one window of Salirhabdus salicampi:
- the yfmF gene encoding EF-P 5-aminopentanol modification-associated protein YfmF — MSELIDHQLEQSGYKLHIVPTKKFKTTIILVRFLAPLSKEAATKRALLPFVMQKGTKHYPTERELRTKLDELYGSQLSIDSSKKGENHLITLRMNFVNEKFLNTSENLMESALQLVKEVLFHPLAENDAFQTDIVAKEKETLKQKIESIKDQKMSYANMRLIDEMCENEPYSVHVHGYLDDLQHTNEQNLYDEYKQMIEQDQMDVYILGDVDKGQTEDIVKDVFSFTRKPVHNPAKVEFPSNTEPKEIVEKDQLQQAKLHLGFRTGITFKDNDYFSLQVYNGILGGFPHSKLFANVREKHSLAYYASSRFESHKGLLLVFSGIAPENFEKTKSIILEQVEDMKNGNFTDEIVEETKQLVIHSLKETFDHPFGIIELYYHQVLSDKTITPAEMFEQIEQVTKEDVVKVGQKVSLDTTYFLTSANEGDLA; from the coding sequence ATGAGTGAGCTTATTGACCATCAATTGGAACAAAGTGGATATAAATTGCATATAGTACCGACTAAAAAATTTAAAACGACGATCATTCTCGTTCGGTTTTTAGCTCCGTTAAGCAAGGAGGCTGCTACGAAAAGGGCGTTACTCCCTTTTGTTATGCAAAAGGGGACAAAGCACTATCCTACTGAAAGAGAATTGCGAACGAAACTCGATGAGTTATATGGGTCCCAACTATCTATTGATAGCAGTAAAAAGGGGGAAAACCATTTAATCACGTTACGGATGAACTTTGTTAATGAAAAGTTTCTCAACACCTCTGAGAACCTAATGGAAAGCGCGTTACAACTCGTGAAAGAAGTACTGTTCCATCCACTCGCAGAAAATGATGCTTTTCAAACTGATATTGTGGCAAAAGAGAAGGAAACATTGAAGCAGAAAATAGAATCCATTAAAGATCAAAAAATGAGTTATGCTAACATGCGTCTCATTGATGAAATGTGTGAGAACGAACCATATAGCGTCCATGTTCATGGATATTTAGATGATTTGCAACATACCAATGAACAGAATCTTTATGATGAATATAAACAGATGATTGAGCAAGATCAAATGGACGTATATATACTGGGGGATGTCGATAAGGGACAAACAGAAGATATCGTAAAAGATGTCTTTTCATTTACCCGGAAGCCAGTGCATAACCCTGCTAAAGTAGAATTTCCATCTAATACTGAACCGAAAGAAATTGTTGAAAAGGATCAACTTCAACAGGCGAAATTACATTTAGGTTTCCGTACTGGAATTACTTTTAAAGATAACGACTATTTTTCTTTACAAGTGTACAACGGAATCTTGGGTGGCTTTCCACACTCTAAGCTGTTTGCAAATGTACGGGAAAAGCATTCGTTAGCTTACTATGCTTCCTCACGTTTTGAGAGCCATAAAGGACTATTGCTAGTCTTTAGTGGAATTGCTCCAGAAAACTTTGAGAAAACGAAAAGCATTATATTAGAACAAGTAGAAGATATGAAAAATGGCAACTTTACGGATGAAATTGTGGAAGAAACGAAGCAACTTGTCATCCATTCCTTAAAAGAAACTTTCGACCATCCCTTTGGGATTATCGAACTTTATTACCATCAAGTGTTATCAGATAAAACGATTACACCTGCCGAGATGTTCGAGCAAATTGAACAGGTAACGAAAGAGGATGTTGTAAAAGTTGGCCAAAAAGTTTCATTAGATACAACGTATTTCTTAACAAGTGCAAATGAGGGTGATCTCGCATGA